The following proteins are co-located in the Candidatus Taylorbacteria bacterium genome:
- a CDS encoding DUF805 domain-containing protein, with protein MEKIDKFNEIITKPYKGRISRIHFIIAFFLILLSIPVFILLLYKLNHLINSEIFSNIIKFICFALLVFMMVAMKIIATRRGQDYSTRHASLLFPLLPVSLFTFFRGSDKGKNEYGEEPVGSFVEEVILYKSAPKKINPITHKMIT; from the coding sequence ATGGAAAAAATAGACAAATTTAACGAAATAATTACAAAACCGTATAAAGGTAGGATAAGTAGAATACATTTTATTATTGCTTTTTTTCTAATCTTACTTTCAATACCAGTATTTATTTTGTTGCTTTATAAACTAAACCATTTAATAAATAGTGAAATATTTAGCAACATTATAAAGTTTATTTGTTTTGCTCTTTTGGTTTTTATGATGGTGGCAATGAAAATAATCGCAACTCGTCGAGGTCAAGACTATTCAACACGCCATGCATCTTTACTTTTTCCACTGCTCCCAGTGTCACTCTTTACATTTTTTAGAGGAAGTGACAAGGGTAAAAATGAATATGGTGAAGAGCCTGTAGGAAGTTTTGTTGAGGAAGTTATACTATACAAATCAGCACCAAAAAAAATAAATCCGATAACTCATAAAATGATAACATAA
- the trpS gene encoding tryptophan--tRNA ligase, which yields MSKKILLSGVKPTGRPHIGNYFGAMRQFVTFQDEYDCHIFIPDLHALTSVQNKEEMSQAILDVAIDYLAIGLDPEKALLYKQSDIPAHAELAWIFNCITTMPYLMRAHAFKDAETKNKEINVGVFDYPMLMAADILLYDADLVPVGLDQKQHIEIARDTAEKFNRIFGETFKLPEAHMMKEVAVVPGTDGQKMSKSYKNTIPLFATDDELRDLVMGIVTDSSAGMPKNVRAIHELLRDKNSLDTLYEEKKGKYKDLKEALLKDLTSLIAPLRERREKIAKDEKKVLELLKRGGEKARKVAQAKMEIVREKIGVRLY from the coding sequence ATGTCAAAAAAGATATTGCTTTCGGGGGTGAAGCCGACGGGGAGGCCGCATATTGGCAATTATTTCGGCGCGATGCGTCAATTTGTGACGTTCCAGGATGAATATGACTGTCATATTTTTATTCCCGACCTTCACGCGCTCACTTCAGTGCAGAATAAGGAAGAGATGAGCCAGGCGATTTTGGATGTTGCGATTGATTATCTTGCAATCGGGCTTGACCCCGAAAAGGCGCTTCTCTACAAGCAATCGGATATCCCAGCTCATGCCGAGCTCGCGTGGATTTTCAATTGCATAACCACGATGCCGTATCTTATGCGAGCCCACGCTTTCAAGGATGCCGAAACGAAGAACAAAGAAATCAATGTCGGAGTATTCGATTACCCGATGCTCATGGCGGCGGACATTTTGCTCTATGATGCCGACCTCGTGCCTGTGGGACTTGATCAGAAACAGCATATCGAGATTGCCCGCGATACGGCGGAGAAATTTAACAGGATTTTCGGCGAGACGTTCAAACTGCCCGAGGCGCACATGATGAAGGAAGTGGCAGTGGTGCCCGGGACAGATGGGCAAAAGATGAGCAAGAGCTACAAAAATACCATTCCTTTATTTGCAACGGATGACGAGCTTAGAGATTTAGTGATGGGCATTGTGACGGATTCCTCCGCAGGAATGCCAAAAAATGTTCGAGCCATTCACGAGCTTCTTCGCGACAAAAACTCTCTCGATACTCTCTACGAAGAAAAAAAGGGGAAGTACAAAGATTTGAAGGAAGCACTGCTCAAAGACTTGACCTCACTCATTGCGCCACTTCGCGAGCGACGTGAAAAAATTGCTAAAGACGAAAAGAAAGTTTTGGAACTTTTGAAAAGGGGAGGGGAGAAGGCTCGTAAAGTCGCCCAAGC
- a CDS encoding prenyltransferase/squalene oxidase repeat-containing protein, with protein sequence MKTKQNIFSKTISAFLVVVMVLPAFVPHAVSAAVPTPQGSVSLASLIHIPEVTIGAEVYGDISRINWDEKVIINGESVALNSDEALNVLDIPLDIKELVKQYRSDKSSIDGTFFMWPSTKTEKKGLMDDGLQFSIAKKLVEEGQLPANYFDLVAQGFVQLGNTVFDGASAKVLNPEAITPVEPDVKILDVTPVEPETKIKKVSLIEKIWNSMGRAVDNLIAFLTPKNAYADVSSVSQRSIAYLVGKQNTDGSWGTATSTKFITTVAVLDALQVNGITGTTTDNGVTWLDSYIIDNNDYLAQQLKIMARAGAGTSTIASLVNDIDQDTGGFAFDRSYEADPITTAKAIQALHASDYKDEGGEPNVTASRAITYLIGKQRFDNGWSVSPSGVSSIPATSEVIEALLLWKNRTLGATKVNDTLDPAVSSFVSTQLSNGTWGNDVLNTALAYHAIKAAGQTPTFQLKTVEYFEREQKSSGSFSDDIYITAKVAKALSIATNSGQLLITDIIPTSIIETGTTTVFKIRMTNPGNLAVDSGTLHIIADDVLTSSFDFPTNHIVVNANSSTDVTVGINNTRNYLGAVKFKVFVEGTSGVIHPGSRYEETLTYAGASDGRPALPMYFVAYKNVSGGKAAITWKWPVKSDPKLKNIVLMWRAAGTSTWSSRNITSTTTSSGATVTPDGLVNDALYEVTLGTSDSDNAGPLFFFSGSSMASIKASSVVQNYTHGTATGKVKAIDGIVPEVQILGVTASTTAQSDKDGIFLQKDIPWGTGYARVNDFRYEAYTRKFATADTNISDMNVYTNLKPDTANPTVTGVFIVGESDRVMENKKTKLIQYTVGDDIGSLGGIVKSATFYYYEPNDLTWHLIGTEQGLLTGTRTYAWTIPGNLLGTGYKIKVIVRDFAGKDSAETEWGGTFEIIAGNTAPTFVFRAPVAGVPQNADRTYVIKWTDDDPDDNASITLYYDLDNNPNNSNQVIIKKILEDDPINEYVWNTSPIANGPKFLRADIDDGHNGTVRVYSTALVTIKHQKPPPDVLEKRRPGSVVDF encoded by the coding sequence ATGAAAACAAAACAAAATATCTTTTCAAAAACCATCTCTGCTTTTTTGGTTGTCGTGATGGTTTTGCCGGCGTTTGTTCCTCATGCTGTTTCGGCCGCGGTGCCGACACCGCAGGGCTCTGTGTCACTCGCTTCCCTTATTCACATTCCGGAGGTTACGATTGGAGCAGAGGTCTATGGAGATATCTCTCGTATTAACTGGGACGAGAAGGTAATAATAAATGGTGAAAGTGTTGCGCTCAACTCTGATGAAGCTCTCAACGTGCTTGACATACCTCTCGATATTAAGGAATTGGTGAAGCAGTATCGGAGCGACAAATCCTCGATTGATGGAACGTTTTTCATGTGGCCTTCGACGAAGACCGAAAAGAAAGGGCTCATGGACGATGGTCTCCAGTTTTCCATTGCGAAAAAACTTGTCGAGGAAGGTCAGCTTCCAGCGAACTATTTTGACCTTGTCGCGCAGGGCTTTGTTCAGCTTGGAAATACTGTTTTTGATGGCGCAAGCGCGAAGGTGTTGAATCCCGAGGCAATTACGCCTGTTGAGCCCGATGTCAAGATTCTTGATGTTACACCTGTTGAACCCGAGACAAAGATAAAAAAAGTTTCTTTGATTGAAAAGATTTGGAATTCAATGGGGCGCGCAGTTGATAACCTGATAGCTTTCCTTACACCGAAGAACGCCTATGCCGATGTGTCATCTGTGAGCCAACGCTCAATCGCATATCTTGTCGGCAAACAAAATACGGACGGGTCGTGGGGCACTGCCACTTCCACTAAATTTATAACGACGGTCGCGGTCCTGGACGCGCTTCAAGTGAATGGGATTACCGGAACGACGACGGACAACGGTGTTACGTGGCTCGATAGTTATATTATTGATAACAATGATTATCTCGCTCAACAATTAAAAATAATGGCTCGAGCCGGAGCTGGCACATCCACAATAGCATCGCTCGTAAACGATATTGACCAAGATACGGGCGGATTTGCCTTTGACCGAAGCTACGAAGCTGACCCCATTACCACCGCGAAAGCAATTCAGGCGCTTCATGCCTCCGATTACAAGGACGAAGGGGGTGAACCGAATGTTACTGCTTCACGCGCAATCACCTATCTCATTGGCAAACAACGATTTGATAACGGATGGAGCGTCTCCCCAAGCGGAGTAAGCTCAATACCCGCGACAAGCGAAGTAATTGAAGCTCTTCTGCTTTGGAAAAACCGCACACTTGGCGCCACAAAAGTAAATGACACGCTTGACCCGGCGGTTTCGTCTTTTGTGAGCACGCAACTATCGAACGGCACTTGGGGAAATGATGTCCTCAACACTGCGCTTGCCTACCACGCAATCAAAGCCGCCGGTCAAACCCCCACCTTTCAACTTAAGACGGTAGAGTATTTCGAACGCGAACAGAAAAGCAGCGGAAGTTTCAGCGACGATATTTATATAACGGCGAAGGTCGCGAAGGCGCTCTCGATTGCAACCAACTCGGGACAACTTCTCATTACCGATATTATCCCAACCTCAATCATAGAGACCGGCACAACGACGGTATTCAAAATTCGGATGACGAATCCCGGCAATTTAGCAGTAGATTCTGGCACGCTTCACATCATTGCGGACGATGTTCTCACTAGTTCGTTCGATTTCCCAACCAACCACATCGTTGTGAACGCGAACTCCTCCACTGACGTTACCGTCGGAATCAACAACACAAGAAACTACCTCGGCGCTGTGAAATTCAAAGTATTCGTCGAGGGAACAAGTGGCGTGATTCATCCGGGGTCGCGGTATGAGGAAACTCTTACCTATGCGGGGGCATCTGACGGCCGTCCGGCGCTCCCAATGTATTTTGTAGCGTACAAAAATGTTTCCGGAGGCAAGGCCGCGATTACCTGGAAGTGGCCGGTGAAGAGCGATCCGAAGCTCAAAAATATTGTGCTCATGTGGCGAGCGGCGGGCACATCTACATGGTCATCGCGTAACATTACTTCAACAACGACCTCGTCCGGCGCGACAGTAACACCTGATGGACTTGTAAACGACGCTCTGTACGAAGTCACGCTTGGAACATCTGATTCTGATAATGCAGGACCTCTTTTCTTTTTTAGCGGAAGTAGTATGGCGTCAATCAAGGCAAGTAGCGTCGTTCAAAACTATACTCACGGAACTGCGACGGGCAAAGTAAAGGCAATCGACGGAATTGTGCCCGAGGTTCAGATTCTCGGCGTGACAGCGTCCACGACCGCGCAGTCCGACAAAGATGGAATATTCCTCCAGAAAGATATTCCATGGGGGACAGGATATGCTCGCGTAAATGATTTTCGTTATGAAGCATACACGAGGAAGTTCGCGACGGCTGACACCAATATTTCGGACATGAATGTATACACGAACCTGAAGCCGGATACTGCAAACCCGACTGTCACCGGCGTTTTTATTGTGGGCGAATCGGACAGGGTGATGGAAAATAAAAAAACGAAACTGATTCAATACACTGTTGGCGATGACATTGGCTCACTCGGAGGCATTGTCAAGAGCGCGACATTCTACTATTACGAACCGAACGATTTAACTTGGCACCTTATTGGTACTGAACAAGGCTTACTCACCGGCACTCGCACGTACGCCTGGACTATTCCGGGCAACCTGCTTGGAACAGGATACAAGATCAAAGTGATTGTTCGAGATTTTGCCGGCAAAGATTCTGCGGAAACGGAATGGGGAGGGACCTTTGAAATTATTGCCGGCAACACTGCTCCAACATTTGTCTTTAGGGCGCCGGTCGCGGGAGTGCCACAAAATGCAGACAGAACGTATGTTATCAAATGGACTGATGATGACCCGGACGACAATGCGTCAATCACACTGTATTACGATTTGGACAATAATCCGAACAACAGCAACCAGGTCATAATCAAGAAAATATTGGAAGATGACCCAATCAATGAATATGTTTGGAACACCTCTCCAATTGCAAATGGCCCCAAGTTCTTGAGAGCCGATATTGATGACGGTCATAACGGGACAGTCAGAGTCTACTCGACTGCCTTAGTAACTATCAAGCATCAAAAACCTCCGCCCGATGTGTTGGAAAAACGTCGACCTGGCTCTGTAGTGGATTTCTAA